One genomic region from Gopherus flavomarginatus isolate rGopFla2 chromosome 20, rGopFla2.mat.asm, whole genome shotgun sequence encodes:
- the LOC127038348 gene encoding phospholipase A2 inhibitor gamma subunit B-like has protein sequence MEMKAEASMPVGQLKERNSSGAGPSVINPPATDLAASETPVSIYCVPITMKASFSICILIALLDRGACLQCEVCSGPGASCTGDLQTCAVGADTCSISLSESTLVGMKQQIIIKGCATSSHCTAGPVTMNFGNGVAIRSSIACCMGDACRTTTVTVPPADPKPNGQRCPACISVLYAQCNEETIQCTGSDTQCIEVAGTVTFGGTSTVTTMKGCASETACARFKGISGTLEGVSAALSVVKCKAPGPAPGPVGLLIPALAGLLLQKLLI, from the exons ATGGAAATGAAGGCGGAAGCCAGCATGCCAGTGGGGCAGCTAAAGGAGAGAAACAGCAGTGGGGCCGG CCCGTCTGTGATAAATCCGCCAGCCACAGATTTGGCTGCATCAGAGACCCCAGTGTCGATCTACTGTGTCCCCATCACTATGAAGGCTTCTTTCTCTATCTGCATCCTCATTGCTCTCCTGGATAGAG GGGCCTGTCTGCAGTGTGAGGTTTGCTCTGGACCAGGAGCCAGCTGCACGGGCGACCTTCAGACCTGCGCTGTTGGGGCAGACACTTGTAGCATCTCTCTGAGTGAATCCACATTGG TGGGAATGAAGCAACAGATCATTATCAAGGGCTGTGCAACATCCAGCCATTGCACCGCTGGCCCCGTCACTATGAACTTTGGGAACGGAGTGGCAATAAGGTCGAGCATCGCGTGTTGCATGGGAGACGCCTGCCGAACAACCACAGTTACAG TGCCCCCAGCTGACCCCAAACCCAACGGccagcgctgcccagcctgcaTCTCTGTGTTGTATGCTCAGTGCAATGAAGAGACCATACAGTGTACTGGGTCAGATACCCAATGTATCGAGGTTGCCGGGACCGTAACATTTG gtgGGACTTCCACAGTGACCACCATGAAGGGCTGCGCTAGTGAGACAGCTTGTGCCCGCTTTAAAGGGATTTCGGGGACCCTCGAAGGAGTCAGTGCAGCTCTATCTGTGGTCAAATGCAAAGCACCCGGCCCAGCTCCGGGACCAGTCGGGCTCCTCATCCCAGCCCTCGCTGGGCTCCTGCTGCAGAAGCTCCTCATCTGA